One window from the genome of Oryza glaberrima chromosome 3, OglaRS2, whole genome shotgun sequence encodes:
- the LOC127766017 gene encoding uncharacterized protein LOC127766017, with amino-acid sequence MLHGVSRNVAAMANVFPDADGKNERCCWLKRSLCALVLFSASYFAYFSFFSGNNVVRDLRQCPFCEPSPPSPPVVTGAAARSPTTLAHIVFVIGASNATWAKRRVYTGLWWRPGAMRGHVWLDDEPSGQWRPSWPPYRVLRPDEARFGKEHAAAARMARAVAEAFQTAEAGREGDGEVRWLVMGDDDTVFFPENLVAVLDKYDHREMYYVGSTSESVGQNVVHSYSMAFGGGGYAISYPAAAALAGIMDGCLDRYNEFYGSDHRVQACLAELGVPLTTEPGFHQLDLKGHVYGLLAAHPVAPLVSLHHLDRLNPISPNWLKRLPAVRSLVGASRHDPSRTLQQAICYHHDARGGGRRRRRRRQFTLSVSVSWGYMVHLYPAAVPPHELQTPLRTFRAWSGSPAGPFTVNTRPEATPNATALPCHRKPIMFYLDRVTAMSTPTTNWTLTEYVPEVLSGERCNTTGFDAATKVQMIQVIALKMDPTIWKRAPRRQCCKVQNANEGDKLIVKIHECKPDEATTSV; translated from the exons ATGCTCCATGGCGTCAGCCGCAACGTCGCTGCCATGGCGAACGTCTTCCCTGACGCCGACGGCAAGAACGAGCGGTGCTGCTGGCTCAAGCGCTCTCTGTGCGCGCTTGTGCTCTTCTCCGCCTCCTACTTCGCCTACTTCTCGTTCTTCTCCGGGAACAACGTCGTTCGCGACCTCCGGCAATGTCCATTCTGCGAGCCgtctcctccatctccgcccgtcgtcaccggcgccgccgctcgctcgccgACCACCCTTGCGCACATCGTCTTCGTCATCGGCGCGTCCAACGCCACCTGGGCCAAGCGCCGGGTGTACACAGGCCTGTGGTGGCGCCCGGGGGCAATGCGGGGCCACGTCTGGCTCGACGACGAGCCCTCCGGCCAGTGGCGGCCGTCCTGGCCACCGTACCGCGTGCTGAGGCCGGACGAGGCGCGGTTCGGCAAGGAgcacgcggccgcggcgcggatggcgcgggcggtggcggaggcgttCCAGACGGCCGAGGCCGGgcgggagggcgacggcgaggtgcggTGGCTGGTGATGGGCGACGACGACACGGTGTTCTTCCCGGAGAACCTGGTGGCCGTGCTGGACAAGTACGACCACCGGGAGATGTACTACGTCGGGTCCACCTCCGAGAGCGTGGGCCAGAACGTGGTGCACTCGTACAGCAtggcgttcggcggcggcggctacgccATAAGCTacccggccgcggcggcgctcgccgggaTCATGGACGGGTGCCTCGACCGCTACAACGAGTTCTACGGCAGCGACCACCGCGTGCAGGCCTGCCTCGCCGAGCTCGGCGTGCCGCTCACCACGGAGCCAGGCTTCCACCAG CTGGACCTGAAGGGCCATGTGTACGGGCTGCTCGCGGCGCACCCGGTCGCGCCGCTGGTGTCGCTGCACCACCTCGACCGGCTCAACCCCATCTCCCCCAACTGGCTCAAGCGGCTGCCCGCCGTCCGGTCCCTCGTCGGCGCGTCACGCCACGACCCGTCGCGCACGCTGCAGCAGGCCATCTGCTACCACCACGacgctcgcggcggcggtcgccggcggcggcggcggcggcaattcACCCTGTCCGTGTCCGTTTCCTGGGGATACATGGTCCACCTCTACCCGGCCGCCGTCCCGCCGCACGAGCTGCAGACGCCGCTGCGCACCTTCCGCGCGTGGTCGGGCTCGCCGGCGGGGCCGTTCACGGTGAACACGCGGCCGGAGGCCACGCCGAACGCGACGGCGCTGCCGTGCCACCGGAAGCCCATAATGTTCTACCTGGACCGCGTCACGGCGATGTCGACACCGACCACGAACTGGACCTTGACGGAGTACGTGCCGGAGGTGTTGTCCGGCGAACGCTGCAACACCACCGGCTTCGACGCGGCCACCAAGGTGCAGATGATCCAGGTGATCGCGCTTAAGATGGACCCTACCATTTGGAAACGG GCACCACGGAGACAATGCTGCAAGGTGCAGAACGCAAACGAAGGGGACAAGTTGATCGTCAAAATACACGAGTGTAAGCCTGACGAGGCAACAACTTCAGTATAG
- the LOC127766969 gene encoding uncharacterized protein LOC127766969 translates to MQHKWKVVEGGAGAGGGGGDQRRRCVTASLSMLIAATLAFLAYVAFFPYDGAGGLYRWWRCEGCGDAAGGFAFDEAAMAQGPTAGGARRRSPTTLSHIVFGVGASARTWDKRRGYAELWWRPGEMRGHVWLDEQPVGPWLAATCPPYRVSADASRFGDRASASRMARIVADSFLAVTAEMANGTTDSPEARWFVMGDDDTVFFPDNLVAVLNKYDHEEMYYVGAPSESVEQDVMHSYGMAFGGGGFAVSYPAAAELAKAIDGCLERYRLFYGSDQRVQACLSELGVPLTREPGFHQVDVRGDAYGMLAAHPLAPLVSLHHLDHIEPISPGGQHGSPLDAARRLVRASRLDPARSLQQAFCYQRGPRYTWSVSVSWGYTVQLYPWAVAPHELEVPLRTFKTWRSWADGPFVFNTRPLSLDDACAQPAVFFLSAARNDTSSRGRGRSRATMTEYTRRVAKPGAKECDRPSFLAASTVHTVRVFAPKMSPNEWTRAPRRHCCSTKRTRFGTELEVRIRYCGRGELTTP, encoded by the exons ATGCAGCACAAATGGAAGGTcgtggagggcggcgccggtgccggcggcggcgggggagatcAGCGCCGGCGGTGCGTGACGGCGTCGTTGTCCATGCTGATCGCGGCCACCCTGGCGTTTCTTGCCTACGTCGCCTTCTTCCCGTATGACGGCGCGGGCGGGCTGTACCGGTGGTGGAGATGCGAGGGttgcggcgacgcggcgggcggGTTCGCCTTCGacgaggcggccatggcgcaaGGACCTACGGCTggtggcgcccgccgccgctcgccgacgaCGCTGTCGCACATCGTGTTCGGCGTCGGCGCCTCGGCGCGGACGTGGGACAAGCGGCGCGGGTACGCGGAGCTGTGGTGGCGCCCCGGGGAGATGCGCGGCCACGTCTGGCTCGACGAGCAGCCGGTGGGGCCCTGGCTGGCGGCGACGTGCCCGCCGTACCGCGTCTCGGCGGACGCGTCCCGGTTCGGGGACCGGGCGTCGGCGTCCCGGATGGCCAGGATCGTGGCGGACTCGTTCTTAGCCGTCACGGCGGAGATGGCGAACGGCACCACCGATTCTCCCGAGGCGCGGTGGTTCGTGATGGGTGACGACGACACGGTGTTCTTCCCGGACAACCTGGTGGCCGTGCTGAACAAGTACGACCACGAGGAGATGTACTACGTCGGGGCGCCGTCGGAGAGCGTGGAGCAGGACGTGATGCACTCGTACGGCAtggcgttcggcggcggcgggttcgcCGTCAGCtacccggccgccgccgagctcgccaagGCCATCGACGGTTGCCTCGAACGATACAGGCTGTTCTACGGCAGCGATCAGCGCGTGCAAGCCTGCCTCAGCGAGCTCGGCGTCCCTCTCACCCGCGAGCCCGGATTCCACCAG GTGGACGTCCGCGGCGACGCGTACGGGATGCTGGCCGCCCACCCGCTGGCGCCGCTGGTGTCGCTCCACCACCTCGACCACATCGAGCCCATCAGCCCCGGGGGGCAGCATGGCAGCCCGCtggacgcggcgcggcggctggtgcGCGCGTCGCGGCTCGACCCGGCGCGGTCGCTGCAGCAGGCGTTCTGCTACCAGCGCGGGCCGCGCTACACCTGGTCCGTGTCGGTGTCGTGGGGTTACACGGTGCAGCTGTACCCGTGGGCCGTGGCGCCTCACGAGCTGGAGGTGCCGCTCCGGACGTTCAAGACGTGGCGGTCGTGGGCCGATGGCCCGTTCGTCTTCAACACGCGGCCGCTGAGCCTCGACGACGCGTGCGCCCAGCCGGCCGTCTTCTTCCTCAGCGCCGCCCGGAACGATACGTCctcccgcggccgcggccgcagcCGGGCCACCATGACGGAGTACACCAGGCGCGTTGCGAAGCCGGGGGCCAAGGAATGTGACCGGCCCAGCTTCCTCGCGGCGTCCACGGTCCACACGGTCAGGGTCTTCGCCCCAAAGATGAGCCCAAACGAGTGGACACGG GCCCCACGGCGGCATTGCTGCAGCACGAAGAGGACGAGGTTTGGCACTGAGCTGGAGGTGCGGATACGATACTGCGGCCGAGGAGAGCTCACCACGCCGTAA
- the LOC127766970 gene encoding AT-hook motif nuclear-localized protein 29-like, which produces MGSIDGHSLQQHQGYSHGGGAGGSNEEEEASPPPGGGSATGSAGRRPRGRPPGSKNKPKPPVVVTRESPNAMRSHVLEIASGADIVEAIAGFSRRRQRGVSVLSGSGAVTNVTLRQPAGTGAAAVALRGRFEILSMSGAFLPAPAPPGATGLAVYLAGGQGQVVGGSVMGELIASGPVMVIAATFGNATYERLPLDQEGEEGAVLSGSEGAAAQMEQQSSGGAVVPPPMYAAVQQTPPHDMFGQWGHAAVARPPPTSF; this is translated from the coding sequence ATGGGGAGCATCGACGGCCACTCGCTGCAGCAGCATCAGGGGTActcccacggcggcggcgcgggagggagcaacgaggaggaggaggcgtcgccgccgcccggcggtGGCTCGGCTACGGGGTCGGCGGGCCGCCGGCCGAGGGGGAGGCCGCCGGGCTCCAAGAACAAGCCGAAGCCGCCCGTCGTGGTGACGCGGGAGAGCCCCAACGCGATGCGTTCCCACGTGCTGGAGATCGCCAGCGGCGCCGACATCGTCGAGGCCATCGCGGGCTTCTCCCGCCGCAGGCAGCGCGGCGTCTCCGTGCTCAGCGGGAGCGGCGCCGTCACCAACGTCACGCTCCGGCAGCCCGCGGGGACtggggccgccgccgtcgcgctgcgGGGGAGGTTCGAGATATTGTCCATGTCTGGCGCCTtcctcccggcgccggcgccgccagggGCCACGGGGCTCGCCGTGTACCTCGCCGGCGGGCAGGGGCAGGTGGTGGGTGGGAGCGTCATGGGGGAGCTGATCGCGTCGGGCCCCGTCATGGTGATCGCGGCCACGTTCGGCAACGCCACGTACGAGAGGCTGCCGCTGGACCAGGAAGGCGAGGAGGGCGCCGTGCTGTCCGGGtcggagggcgccgccgcgcagatGGAGCAGCAGAGCAGCGGAGGCGCCGTCGTGCCCCCGCCGATGTACGCCGCCGTCCAGCAGACGCCGCCGCACGACATGTTCGGGCAGTGGGGGCATGCAGCGGTggctcggccgccgccgacatcgtTCTAG